One Gemmatimonadaceae bacterium genomic window carries:
- the ricT gene encoding regulatory iron-sulfur-containing complex subunit RicT — protein sequence MSHLIEVAFKGNRKEFFLWEADESLAPSATVIVDADRGEDLGRVHSVGELAAQRSAGAAHGLGAAAPAKKVRRVASADDLRKFSEVRAQDEDARRKAMERVKANQLVMKISDAEWQWDRKKLTFYFTAEKRVDFRNLVRELAAMFRTRIELKQIGVRDEAKRLDGIGRCGRQYCSSSWLPELRPVNLGVAKDQRLSLNPSQISGACGRLMCCLRYEHDFYVQQRKRFPKEGKAVRTQRGEEKVVANDIFRERVTLRGTDGEVRVVLLDELRLELDAVGGGPIAIPTVTDEYEAVDVRADVDEEGEGELSSAIDIIEEPPRAESATAEPVKTPATGATPAVDAARKPHRRRGRRGGRRNRAGRERGESGGDGNDGGASGDSTPPEA from the coding sequence ATGTCGCATCTCATCGAAGTCGCGTTCAAGGGTAATCGCAAGGAGTTCTTCCTCTGGGAAGCCGACGAATCGCTGGCGCCCTCGGCGACCGTCATCGTCGACGCGGATCGGGGAGAGGATCTCGGGCGTGTGCATTCCGTTGGCGAGCTGGCCGCACAGCGCAGTGCCGGCGCCGCTCACGGCCTCGGCGCGGCTGCTCCAGCGAAGAAGGTGCGACGCGTCGCCTCCGCCGACGATCTCCGGAAGTTCAGCGAGGTTCGCGCACAAGACGAGGACGCGCGCCGAAAGGCCATGGAGCGCGTGAAGGCAAATCAGCTCGTGATGAAGATCTCCGATGCTGAATGGCAGTGGGATCGAAAGAAGCTCACCTTTTATTTCACTGCGGAAAAGCGCGTTGATTTCAGAAATCTCGTGCGCGAGCTCGCGGCGATGTTCAGAACGCGTATCGAGTTGAAGCAGATTGGCGTTCGCGACGAGGCCAAACGCCTCGATGGCATCGGCCGCTGTGGACGACAGTACTGCTCGAGCTCGTGGCTGCCCGAGCTGCGGCCGGTCAACCTTGGCGTCGCGAAGGATCAGCGGCTTTCGCTGAATCCATCGCAGATCTCGGGTGCCTGTGGGCGGCTCATGTGCTGTCTACGCTACGAGCACGACTTCTACGTTCAGCAACGCAAGCGATTCCCGAAGGAAGGAAAGGCGGTTCGCACACAGCGCGGCGAGGAGAAGGTTGTCGCCAACGATATCTTTCGGGAACGCGTGACGCTTCGCGGCACGGATGGCGAGGTGCGAGTCGTGCTCCTCGACGAGTTGCGGCTCGAGCTCGACGCGGTTGGAGGGGGTCCGATTGCGATTCCGACCGTCACCGATGAGTACGAGGCCGTGGATGTGCGCGCCGACGTCGACGAGGAAGGCGAGGGCGAGCTAAGCTCTGCAATCGACATCATCGAGGAGCCACCTCGCGCCGAGTCGGCGACGGCGGAGCCGGTCAAGACTCCAGCCACTGGAGCGACACCGGCCGTCGATGCGGCACGCAAACCGCATCGGCGCCGCGGTCGTCGCGGCGGGCGGCGCAATCGCGCCGGCCGCGAACGCGGCGAATCGGGCGGCGATGGGAACGATGGCGGCGCCTCGGGGGATTCGACGCCTCCCGAAGCCTAA
- the metG gene encoding methionine--tRNA ligase, with translation MAAPRGIRRLPKPNACGPNVRHCTDRTSLLARFYLTTAIDYANGDPHLGHALEKIGADAIARYHRLAGDDVHFLMGMDEHGQKVRQAAEERGVSPQAFVDRVAATFEEMWHRLGISNNQFIRTTDPAHKRGVKALIERIHEKNPDDFFEKTYEGWYCVGCELFKRDSEIVDGRCELHPTRELQWTEERNWFFRLTRYQGFLDRLFADRPDFLRPESRRNEMLALLAQGLEDISITRSRLSWAIPFPIRSSTGEEQGTWVWFDALPNYLTAAGFPDKHYRERWPAQLHVIGKDITRLHCIVWPAMLQAAEVELPQQVWAHGFMSFGGDRFSKSAGVAFSLGEAIDRHGPDALRYFLLREIPFDGDGDFSWERFDERYTSELANSWGNLASRVIAMVEKYRDGVVPSGEPTPLDRTDVADLVEYHAAMDGSRGYLLQEGVKRALASVTRGNEFVQSSKPWALAKDASLTTDLDNVLASVVRGLARQCVLLHPFAPGKTEELWRQLGAPGRVSDQRFDGLAGLDAAGWKVRKGAPLFPKPAQA, from the coding sequence ATGGCGGCGCCTCGGGGGATTCGACGCCTCCCGAAGCCTAACGCGTGCGGCCCAAACGTTAGGCATTGTACTGACAGGACTTCTCTCTTGGCACGATTCTATCTCACCACGGCAATCGATTACGCGAACGGTGACCCGCACCTCGGTCACGCGCTCGAGAAGATCGGCGCCGACGCCATCGCGCGCTATCACCGTCTCGCGGGCGACGATGTGCATTTCCTCATGGGAATGGACGAGCACGGCCAGAAGGTGCGTCAGGCGGCCGAGGAACGCGGCGTGTCGCCGCAGGCATTCGTCGATCGGGTCGCCGCGACGTTCGAGGAGATGTGGCACCGATTGGGCATCTCCAACAACCAGTTCATTCGTACGACCGACCCTGCCCACAAGCGCGGCGTGAAGGCGCTCATCGAGCGCATTCACGAGAAGAATCCGGACGACTTCTTCGAGAAGACGTACGAGGGCTGGTACTGCGTCGGCTGCGAGCTGTTCAAACGCGACAGCGAGATCGTCGACGGACGCTGCGAGCTGCATCCGACACGCGAGCTGCAGTGGACGGAGGAACGCAACTGGTTCTTCCGCCTAACGCGCTATCAAGGTTTCCTGGACCGTCTCTTCGCCGACCGTCCGGATTTTCTCAGGCCCGAGTCGCGGCGCAACGAGATGCTCGCGCTGCTCGCGCAGGGACTCGAGGACATCTCGATCACGCGCTCGCGACTGAGCTGGGCAATTCCCTTTCCCATTCGCTCGAGCACGGGCGAAGAGCAGGGTACCTGGGTCTGGTTCGATGCCTTGCCGAACTACCTCACTGCCGCCGGCTTTCCCGATAAACACTATCGAGAGCGGTGGCCGGCGCAGCTGCACGTCATCGGCAAGGACATCACGCGGCTGCACTGCATCGTCTGGCCGGCGATGCTCCAGGCGGCAGAGGTCGAACTGCCGCAGCAGGTCTGGGCGCACGGCTTCATGAGCTTTGGTGGTGATCGCTTCAGCAAGTCGGCCGGCGTCGCGTTCTCGTTAGGCGAGGCGATCGACCGGCACGGCCCGGACGCGCTTCGTTACTTCCTGCTACGTGAAATCCCGTTCGACGGCGACGGCGATTTCTCCTGGGAGCGGTTCGACGAGCGATACACCTCCGAGCTCGCGAACAGCTGGGGAAATCTGGCGAGCCGAGTGATCGCGATGGTCGAGAAGTATCGCGACGGCGTGGTCCCGTCCGGAGAACCTACGCCGCTGGATCGCACCGACGTCGCCGACCTCGTCGAGTATCACGCGGCCATGGACGGATCGCGCGGCTATCTCTTGCAGGAAGGCGTCAAACGCGCGCTCGCGAGCGTCACGCGCGGCAACGAATTCGTCCAGTCGTCGAAGCCATGGGCGCTCGCGAAGGACGCATCGCTGACGACCGATCTCGACAACGTCCTCGCGTCCGTGGTCCGTGGACTCGCGCGTCAGTGCGTCCTGCTGCATCCATTCGCGCCCGGCAAGACCGAAGAGCTGTGGCGGCAGCTCGGCGCGCCCGGCCGCGTTTCCGATCAGCGCTTCGACGGTCTCGCCGGCTTGGACGCAGCCGGTTGGAAGGTGCGCAAAGGCGCGCCACTCTTTCCGAAGCCCGCTCAGGCCTAA
- a CDS encoding SusC/RagA family TonB-linked outer membrane protein yields the protein MTGRITDAGTNQPVSDIRVMVVGTTIGTSTNAEGRYTLARVPAGQVSIRTIRVGYQQQIKPVEITAGQSTTLDFVITQAAVQLAEIVTTATGEQRRVELGNAIATIDNVPQKVEQTATNNIADLLVAKAPGVVVLPAAMTGAAPVVRIRGIGSLATTGSGITNDPIYIIDGVRMNTGTLNLGTGGTRASLLNDLDPNEIQDIEVVKGPSAATLYGTDAANGVVVITTKRGHSGATQWTWFGEQGLVQDNNKYPASYAIWGHKTGTTTLQRCTLVSQSQGTCAPDSLTSFNVLTDPSSTPFHTGNRNWYGSQVSGGNDRVRFFVSGDIQNEIGPIKMPEFAQATLVDSMKVGMRDEWLHPEAFQSYNLRTNLNASLSPNVDLTMTAGFSNTNQRLPQVDNNINSFIYSARNNPGFNHNGAPGLTYSEIGSLGEFRNGYGVYSPAQIFQDLNENGTERFIGSADAQWHPFSWMSNQGTMGVDLASNDHSQLCRFSECPNLGTQRLGTVSNNHADLRNFSARVVSNSHWQARSSLILTTTLGADYTNIAVDTTVANGTNLPPGGQTVGEAAVQSASNAFQTVEKTLGFYLQEEAAFRDRLFVTVAARTDQNSAFGTNFSRIVYPKASVSWLVSDEGFFPKMNWLDQFRLRSAYGASGVSPGGIVALRTFQAQTANIPPIAGVAGGVDTPGLLQNALGNSNLKPERSAEFEGGFDADVFRSRAHFAFTYYDKKTHDALISQQIASSSGAPALSVLKNLASVENSGVELDLNSTILNRSVFGWDVNVAASHNSNKILSLGNDPSGKPNATIGTGTNRDSVGLPVNAAFARPYTYADKNGDGIITPDEVTVSPGYVYAGYSAPRDIFSITNGIDLLNHKLRITALTDYKGGYVLSNQTASFYAQNFSSWYSNSVKSTPLWDQARSVANSAAKNPTPSGYGYLENGQFWKLREVSAILTVPQNITSRMRAHDAQLVLSARNLHTWTSYTGPDPEENYGTGDTQTDFSTLAPPRYYILRLNLHY from the coding sequence GTGACCGGACGCATAACCGACGCCGGCACGAACCAACCGGTCAGCGACATCCGGGTCATGGTCGTCGGGACGACGATAGGGACGAGCACCAACGCCGAGGGTCGGTACACCCTTGCGAGGGTGCCAGCTGGCCAAGTCTCGATCCGCACGATCCGCGTTGGCTACCAGCAGCAAATAAAGCCGGTAGAAATCACCGCAGGACAAAGCACGACGCTCGACTTCGTGATAACACAGGCGGCCGTGCAACTCGCGGAGATAGTTACGACAGCAACGGGCGAGCAGCGCAGGGTTGAGCTCGGAAACGCCATTGCTACGATCGACAACGTCCCACAGAAGGTCGAGCAGACCGCGACGAACAACATTGCCGATCTGCTCGTCGCCAAGGCGCCGGGAGTCGTAGTACTTCCGGCAGCGATGACGGGCGCGGCACCGGTGGTCCGAATCCGGGGCATCGGCTCGCTGGCGACGACAGGTAGCGGCATCACCAACGACCCGATTTACATCATCGACGGCGTCCGGATGAACACCGGTACCCTAAATCTGGGCACAGGCGGCACGCGAGCGAGTTTGCTCAACGATCTCGATCCAAACGAGATCCAGGACATCGAGGTCGTGAAGGGGCCGTCCGCGGCGACTCTATATGGTACCGATGCGGCAAACGGCGTCGTCGTGATCACCACGAAGCGCGGCCATTCCGGCGCTACCCAGTGGACCTGGTTTGGTGAACAGGGACTGGTGCAGGACAACAACAAGTATCCTGCCTCCTACGCTATCTGGGGCCATAAGACCGGCACGACGACCCTGCAGAGATGCACGCTTGTCAGCCAGAGCCAAGGGACTTGCGCGCCCGACAGCCTGACCTCCTTCAACGTGCTGACGGATCCCTCCTCGACGCCGTTCCACACCGGGAATCGAAACTGGTACGGGTCGCAGGTCAGCGGCGGCAACGACAGGGTACGCTTCTTCGTGAGTGGCGATATCCAGAATGAGATCGGCCCAATCAAGATGCCGGAATTCGCGCAGGCGACGCTTGTGGATTCGATGAAGGTCGGGATGCGGGACGAGTGGCTGCATCCGGAGGCGTTCCAGTCGTACAACTTGCGGACGAACCTCAACGCGAGCCTGTCGCCTAACGTCGACCTGACGATGACCGCGGGCTTCAGCAATACGAACCAGCGACTTCCGCAGGTGGACAACAACATCAATAGCTTCATCTACAGCGCGCGCAACAACCCCGGCTTCAACCACAACGGGGCCCCCGGCCTCACGTATAGCGAGATCGGTTCACTCGGTGAGTTCCGGAACGGCTACGGCGTCTACAGCCCAGCGCAGATCTTCCAGGACCTCAACGAGAATGGGACTGAGCGCTTCATCGGCTCGGCGGATGCCCAGTGGCACCCCTTCTCTTGGATGTCGAATCAGGGCACCATGGGCGTCGATCTGGCAAGCAATGACCACTCGCAGCTGTGTCGTTTCTCCGAGTGTCCGAATCTCGGCACACAGCGACTCGGCACTGTGAGCAACAACCACGCGGACCTGCGGAATTTCTCGGCCAGGGTCGTCAGCAACTCCCACTGGCAGGCGCGATCCAGCCTCATTTTGACGACTACCCTAGGTGCCGACTATACCAACATTGCGGTAGACACGACGGTCGCGAACGGTACGAATCTCCCTCCTGGCGGCCAGACGGTTGGTGAGGCCGCAGTTCAAAGCGCGTCCAATGCCTTCCAGACGGTGGAAAAGACGCTCGGCTTCTACCTTCAGGAGGAAGCGGCATTTCGCGACCGGCTATTCGTCACCGTTGCTGCACGCACGGACCAGAACAGTGCGTTCGGAACGAATTTCTCGCGCATCGTCTATCCGAAAGCGAGTGTCTCGTGGCTCGTTTCGGACGAGGGATTCTTCCCGAAGATGAACTGGCTCGATCAATTCCGTCTTCGGAGCGCCTACGGCGCATCGGGTGTCTCGCCTGGCGGCATAGTGGCTCTGCGTACATTCCAAGCGCAAACGGCCAATATTCCGCCCATCGCTGGCGTCGCCGGGGGAGTTGATACACCGGGGCTGCTGCAGAATGCGCTGGGCAACTCGAACCTGAAGCCGGAGCGCTCGGCCGAGTTCGAAGGCGGGTTCGATGCGGACGTCTTCCGTTCGCGCGCACACTTCGCCTTCACGTACTACGACAAAAAGACGCACGACGCGCTGATCAGCCAACAGATTGCCTCCTCATCCGGAGCGCCGGCACTCTCGGTACTCAAGAATCTGGCTTCGGTTGAGAACTCCGGCGTGGAGCTGGACCTCAACAGCACCATTCTGAATCGGAGCGTGTTTGGATGGGATGTCAACGTTGCGGCGTCACACAACTCAAACAAGATTCTGTCGTTAGGTAATGACCCCAGCGGAAAGCCTAACGCCACGATCGGCACCGGCACGAACCGGGACTCGGTCGGGCTTCCCGTGAACGCGGCATTCGCACGGCCGTACACGTATGCCGACAAGAACGGCGACGGTATCATCACACCCGATGAGGTGACGGTATCGCCCGGATACGTTTACGCAGGCTACTCCGCGCCACGGGACATTTTCTCGATCACGAATGGAATCGACCTGCTGAACCACAAGTTGCGCATCACGGCGCTGACCGACTACAAGGGCGGCTACGTCTTGAGCAACCAAACGGCCTCGTTCTACGCCCAGAACTTCTCCTCGTGGTACTCAAATAGTGTCAAGTCCACGCCGTTGTGGGACCAGGCCCGTAGCGTGGCGAACTCCGCGGCGAAGAACCCGACACCGTCGGGGTACGGCTACCTAGAGAACGGGCAGTTCTGGAAGCTGCGCGAAGTCTCGGCAATACTCACGGTGCCTCAGAACATAACGAGTCGGATGCGAGCGCATGATGCTCAGCTCGTGCTCTCCGCCAGGAACTTGCACACATGGACCAGCTACACCGGTCCCGATCCGGAGGAGAACTACGGTACGGGTGATACCCAGACCGATTTCTCGACGCTCGCGCCGCCACGGTACTACATCTTGCGCCTCAACCTCCACTACTGA
- a CDS encoding SusC/RagA family TonB-linked outer membrane protein, protein MSFTHEWGTTMKSSWSRIFGTLVCAAVLAAPAGAQEAAAVGGRVVDRSSNLPIGDASVVVVGTQRGARTNEQGRYRITSVPAGTYIVRVSRLGYAATSQSVTVPSTGDVAVDFQISPTAVTIDQVVVTATGGEERKRETGNAVSTVQPAAQQLAVSTTVADVLAGQAPGVDVNFSGGTQGQATRIRIRGANSVSLSNEPLIIVDGIRVSNDFNAVGGIGVGGQVPNRLNDLNPEDIESMEVLKGPAASALYGTAAANGVIQIRTKRGHAGAPRWTMYGEGGTQKDTYNYPANFNQIGTLLTGANAGKSASGCTLNAQALGQCAAKPDSLQVWDPLVQASPFVTGTKGTVGMSVTGGGDVASYFLSTDIDHDKGVFAPNHFGRTSVRANVNGQLAKTLSGEISTNYVASRLAFPQNDNNVLGVLGSGLLGFATDDPVSRGYLAGQTPHDIYAIDWREDVERFIGSSNLNWAPNRWLSGVATGGVDFYSRRNDQTIPPNTVFFGTFPDGQRTANTTNDWQYTANGSATANFDLTTSWHSRTTVGAQYNEEQVASNQAFGAKLLAGTGSLNGTSARFAVGETNTDNRTIGGLVQEQVAWRDRLFLSGALRTDNNSAFGSNFGWITYPAASVSWVVSEEPFFPHFDFLSSLRLRTAYGRSGQRPNFRDAITFYNVQTVTVNSVDSPGIQVGGTGNPDLRPEVSREYEGGFDMQLFNSRIGLEATYYNKRAHDLLIARPLPPSLGLTTTQFANLGESTNNGIEIGLTTHVFDYRMTSFDLNGALTTNHNKLITLGNLPSGQPVPPIVNGEQRQVAGFPLGGYWDRPYTFSDANGDGIISSNELTVSPDFQYLGNPLPTLEWSLTPRLGVTKWVEFSALLDHKGGYKLYNLTARFRCNFSNCQEAYDKSSPLSLQARNIGQLAGTDAGYIEDATFTKLREVAVTLTAPSRWAHYARAAGVKLTIAGRNLHTWTNYTGFDPEVNSTPNGNFATSDFLTEPPLRIYTARLTLQF, encoded by the coding sequence ATGTCATTCACACACGAGTGGGGGACGACGATGAAGAGTTCCTGGAGCCGCATCTTCGGGACACTGGTCTGCGCGGCAGTATTGGCCGCGCCGGCCGGCGCGCAGGAAGCCGCCGCTGTCGGCGGTCGAGTGGTTGATCGTTCGAGTAATCTTCCGATCGGCGACGCGAGTGTCGTCGTCGTCGGAACGCAGCGCGGTGCACGGACGAACGAGCAAGGTCGGTATCGCATTACGAGCGTACCGGCCGGCACGTACATCGTTCGTGTGAGCCGGCTCGGATACGCAGCGACGTCACAAAGTGTGACCGTGCCGAGCACCGGCGACGTCGCGGTGGATTTTCAGATTTCGCCGACGGCAGTCACGATCGATCAAGTGGTCGTCACCGCGACTGGTGGCGAAGAGCGAAAGCGCGAGACGGGCAACGCGGTGAGCACCGTGCAGCCTGCGGCCCAGCAGCTTGCGGTCTCGACGACCGTCGCGGACGTGCTCGCGGGGCAAGCGCCGGGTGTCGACGTCAATTTCTCCGGCGGCACGCAGGGCCAGGCGACGCGCATTCGCATTCGCGGAGCGAACTCCGTGTCGTTATCGAACGAGCCGCTCATCATCGTCGATGGCATTCGCGTGAGCAACGATTTCAACGCGGTCGGTGGCATCGGCGTCGGCGGACAGGTTCCAAATAGACTCAACGATCTCAATCCGGAAGACATCGAGTCGATGGAAGTGTTGAAGGGGCCAGCGGCATCGGCGCTCTACGGCACGGCTGCGGCGAATGGCGTCATTCAGATTCGCACGAAACGTGGCCACGCCGGCGCGCCGCGATGGACGATGTATGGCGAAGGCGGCACGCAGAAAGACACCTATAACTATCCCGCGAACTTCAACCAGATCGGAACGCTGCTGACGGGAGCCAACGCCGGAAAAAGTGCGTCCGGCTGCACGCTCAACGCGCAGGCGCTCGGACAATGCGCGGCAAAGCCGGATTCCCTCCAGGTCTGGGATCCGCTCGTGCAGGCGAGCCCGTTCGTGACGGGGACGAAAGGAACCGTCGGAATGAGCGTCACCGGTGGTGGCGACGTCGCGAGCTACTTCCTCTCGACGGACATCGATCACGACAAGGGCGTGTTTGCGCCGAACCATTTCGGTCGAACGAGCGTTCGCGCGAACGTCAACGGGCAGCTGGCAAAAACCCTGTCGGGCGAGATCTCGACGAACTACGTCGCGAGTCGGCTCGCCTTCCCGCAAAACGACAACAACGTCCTCGGGGTTCTCGGCAGCGGGCTCCTCGGCTTTGCCACCGATGATCCGGTGAGCCGTGGCTATCTCGCCGGCCAGACGCCGCACGACATCTATGCGATCGATTGGCGAGAGGACGTCGAGCGCTTCATCGGTTCGTCGAATCTGAACTGGGCACCGAATCGTTGGCTGTCGGGCGTCGCCACGGGCGGCGTCGATTTCTACAGCCGGCGCAACGATCAGACAATCCCGCCTAACACCGTATTCTTCGGCACGTTCCCGGATGGCCAGCGCACGGCGAACACGACGAACGACTGGCAATACACTGCGAACGGCAGCGCGACGGCGAACTTCGATCTCACAACCTCGTGGCATTCGCGCACGACAGTCGGGGCGCAATACAACGAGGAGCAGGTCGCCAGCAATCAGGCGTTCGGCGCGAAGCTGCTCGCCGGTACTGGTTCACTCAACGGGACATCGGCTCGTTTCGCTGTCGGCGAGACGAACACGGACAACCGCACGATCGGTGGGCTGGTGCAGGAGCAGGTCGCCTGGCGCGACCGTCTGTTCCTGAGCGGTGCACTGCGGACGGACAACAACAGCGCGTTCGGCTCGAATTTCGGCTGGATCACGTACCCGGCGGCGAGTGTGTCGTGGGTCGTGAGCGAGGAGCCGTTCTTCCCGCACTTCGATTTCCTGTCGTCGCTGCGCCTCCGCACTGCCTACGGGCGTTCGGGACAGCGTCCGAATTTCCGCGACGCGATCACGTTCTACAACGTGCAAACGGTTACGGTGAACAGTGTCGATTCGCCGGGCATCCAGGTCGGCGGCACGGGCAACCCGGATCTTCGGCCAGAAGTTTCGCGCGAGTACGAGGGCGGATTCGACATGCAGCTCTTCAACTCACGCATTGGTCTCGAGGCGACGTACTACAACAAGCGCGCACACGATCTTCTCATCGCGCGGCCGCTGCCGCCGTCGCTCGGCCTCACGACGACACAGTTCGCCAATCTCGGGGAGTCGACGAACAACGGAATCGAGATTGGGCTTACGACGCACGTGTTCGATTATCGCATGACGAGCTTCGACCTGAACGGGGCGCTCACGACCAACCACAACAAGCTGATCACACTCGGCAATCTGCCGTCAGGTCAGCCGGTTCCACCGATCGTTAATGGCGAGCAGCGCCAGGTCGCCGGCTTCCCGTTAGGCGGCTACTGGGACCGTCCATACACGTTCTCGGACGCGAACGGCGACGGCATCATCAGCTCGAACGAGCTTACGGTATCGCCGGACTTCCAGTATCTGGGCAACCCACTGCCGACGCTCGAATGGTCGCTCACGCCCCGACTCGGGGTCACGAAATGGGTGGAATTCTCGGCGCTGCTCGACCACAAGGGCGGTTACAAACTCTATAATTTGACGGCGCGCTTCCGCTGCAATTTCAGCAACTGCCAGGAAGCGTACGACAAGAGCTCGCCGCTCTCGTTGCAGGCGCGAAACATCGGCCAGCTGGCGGGGACCGACGCTGGCTACATCGAAGACGCGACGTTCACGAAGCTCCGTGAAGTGGCCGTGACGTTGACCGCGCCGTCTCGCTGGGCGCACTACGCGCGGGCCGCCGGCGTGAAGCTCACGATCGCTGGCCGCAACCTGCATACCTGGACGAACTATACGGGCTTCGATCCCGAGGTCAACTCGACGCCGAACGGCAACTTCGCCACGTCGGACTTCCTCACCGAACCGCCGCTGCGTATCTACACGGCGCGCCTAACGCTGCAGTTCTAA